A window of the Lepus europaeus isolate LE1 chromosome 5, mLepTim1.pri, whole genome shotgun sequence genome harbors these coding sequences:
- the LOC133760777 gene encoding large ribosomal subunit protein eL15-like: MGTYKYIQELWRKKQSDVMCFLLRVRCWQYRQLSARHMAPRPTRPDKAHRLGYKAKQGYVIYRIRVRRGGHKRPVPKGATYGKPVHHGVNQLKFARSLQSVAEERAGCHCGALRVLNSYWVGEDSTYKFFEVILIDPIHKAIRNPDTQWITKPVHKHREMCGLTSAGRKSRGLGKGHKFHHTIGGSRRAAWRRRHTLQLHRYR, translated from the coding sequence ATGGGCACGTACAAGTACATCCAGGAGCTATGGAGAAAGAAGCAGTCGGACGTGATGTGCTTTCTCCTGCGGGTCCGCTGCTGGCAGTACCGCCAGCTCTCGGCGCGGCACATGGCGCCGCGCCCCACGCGGCCTGACAAGGCGCACAGGCTGGGCTACAAGGCCAAACAAGGTTATGTCATCTATAGGATTCGTGTGCGCCGTGGTGGCCACAAGCGCCCGGTTCCCAAGGGTGCGACCTACGGCAAGCCTGTCCATCATGGCGTTAACCAGCTCAAGTTTGCGCGAAGCCTTCAGTCTGTTGCCGAGGAACGAGCTGGGTGCCACTGTGGAGCTCTGAGAGTCCTGAATTCTTACTGGGTTGGTGAAGATTCCACATACAAATTCTTTGAGGTTATCCTCATTGATCCAATCCATAAAGCCATCAGAAATCCTGACACCCAGTGGATCACCAAGCCAGTCCACAAGCACAGGGAAATGTGTGGGCTGACATCTGCAGGCCGCAAGAGTCGTGGCCTTGGAAAGGGTCACAAGTTCCACCACACTATTGGTGGTTCTCGCCGTGCAGCCTGGAGAAGGCGCCATACCCTCCAGCTGCACCGTTACCGCTAA